In a genomic window of Polycladomyces abyssicola:
- a CDS encoding lactate racemase domain-containing protein codes for MGVLEELLRDVPLPRMVRVRQRFDDSRLEDWERKLIRQLQQPDLRGRLSPGARVAVAVGSRGIDRIDEVTRVIVTELRKTGAAPFIVPAMGSHGGATAEGQRAVLAKLGIREETVGAPICSSMEVVRVDTLPNGLPVYADKAAAEADAIVVINRIKPHTAFRAKIESGLMKMISIGLGKQKGAEACHRLGFGQMAENIVDMGRILISRLPIVFGVALVENAYDQLCHVEVVLSDQIETREPTLLEMAKSRMPRLLFPDLDVLVIDRIGKNISGDGMDPNITGRYPTPYAQGGPRVNKMVVLDLTSETGGNANGVGTADFTTQRLVDQMDNIATYANGLTSTVVAPTKIPTTLPNDRLAVQAAVKTCNILDLHLVKLVRIRDTLHLGEIRISETLLPEAEQHPDVEVLSQPEPMQFDGEGNFTDGW; via the coding sequence GTGGGTGTACTGGAGGAACTGCTGCGGGATGTACCGCTTCCCCGCATGGTGAGGGTTCGGCAACGGTTTGACGATTCACGTCTGGAGGATTGGGAACGGAAACTGATTCGGCAGTTGCAGCAACCGGACCTGAGAGGACGCCTTTCCCCCGGAGCACGGGTCGCCGTGGCAGTGGGCAGCCGCGGCATTGACCGAATCGACGAAGTCACCCGTGTTATTGTGACAGAACTGCGGAAGACGGGGGCGGCTCCCTTCATCGTGCCAGCCATGGGCAGTCACGGTGGGGCCACCGCGGAGGGGCAGCGGGCGGTGCTGGCCAAGTTGGGCATAAGGGAAGAGACGGTGGGGGCACCAATCTGCTCCTCGATGGAAGTGGTGCGCGTGGACACCTTGCCCAACGGTTTGCCGGTCTATGCCGACAAGGCGGCCGCGGAAGCGGATGCGATCGTGGTGATCAACCGGATCAAACCGCATACGGCCTTTCGTGCCAAGATTGAAAGTGGTCTGATGAAAATGATCAGCATCGGTTTGGGCAAACAGAAAGGGGCGGAAGCATGCCACCGGCTGGGCTTTGGGCAGATGGCGGAAAATATCGTGGACATGGGGCGTATCCTGATTTCCCGTTTGCCGATCGTCTTTGGGGTGGCCTTGGTGGAAAACGCGTACGACCAGTTGTGCCACGTGGAAGTGGTATTGTCCGATCAGATTGAAACACGAGAACCCACTCTGTTGGAGATGGCCAAATCCCGCATGCCGCGGCTGTTGTTTCCCGATCTGGACGTACTGGTGATTGACCGGATCGGCAAAAACATCAGCGGGGACGGGATGGACCCCAATATTACCGGGCGTTATCCTACCCCCTACGCCCAGGGAGGTCCCCGGGTTAATAAAATGGTGGTGCTGGATCTGACGTCCGAGACAGGGGGAAACGCCAACGGTGTCGGAACGGCGGATTTTACCACGCAACGTCTGGTGGATCAAATGGACAACATCGCCACCTACGCCAACGGCTTGACTTCAACGGTCGTCGCGCCGACCAAGATTCCGACCACCTTGCCCAACGATCGGTTGGCGGTTCAAGCCGCCGTGAAGACTTGCAACATCCTTGATCTGCACCTGGTAAAACTGGTTCGCATCCGAGACACATTGCATCTGGGGGAAATCCGGATTTCAGAGACGTTGTTGCCGGAAGCGGAGCAGCATCCGGATGTGGAAGTGTTGTCTCAACCCGAGCCGATGCAGTTTGATGGAGAGGGAAATTTCACGGATGGATGGTGA
- a CDS encoding MerR family transcriptional regulator: MEYTVQKLAQLAGISTRTLRYYDEIGILKPARINSSGYRIYGQAEVDRLQQILFYKELGVSLDVIKEIVTSPTYDGAKALREHREKLLEKRKRLDVLIANVEKTIASMEGRIIMTDKEKFEGFKQQMIDDNEAKYGKEIRAKYGDDVVNRSNEKLKNMTKEEYEEVTRLADEVLATLAEAFANGDPASDIAQKTAELHKKWLMYYWSEYSKEAHANLAQMYVEDERFKAYYEKKPGMTEFLRDAIHIYTGVTR; encoded by the coding sequence ATGGAATACACCGTGCAGAAGCTGGCCCAGCTGGCAGGAATCAGTACCAGAACGCTTCGGTATTATGATGAGATCGGGATTCTGAAGCCAGCAAGAATAAACTCGTCGGGTTACCGGATCTATGGTCAGGCGGAAGTAGACCGTTTACAGCAAATATTGTTTTACAAAGAATTAGGGGTCAGTCTTGACGTGATTAAAGAAATCGTCACTTCCCCTACCTATGACGGAGCCAAAGCTCTTCGTGAACACCGTGAAAAGCTCCTCGAAAAAAGAAAGCGGTTGGATGTGCTGATCGCCAATGTGGAAAAAACAATTGCTTCAATGGAAGGGAGAATCATCATGACCGATAAAGAGAAGTTTGAAGGTTTCAAGCAACAGATGATTGACGACAACGAGGCCAAGTACGGAAAAGAAATCCGTGCGAAATATGGCGATGACGTCGTGAACCGATCCAATGAAAAATTGAAGAACATGACGAAAGAAGAGTATGAAGAGGTTACCCGTCTGGCGGATGAAGTCCTGGCGACGCTTGCCGAAGCGTTTGCAAATGGTGATCCAGCCAGCGACATCGCGCAAAAAACGGCTGAGTTGCATAAGAAGTGGCTGATGTATTACTGGAGCGAATACAGCAAAGAAGCGCATGCTAACCTTGCCCAAATGTATGTGGAAGATGAACGGTTTAAGGCGTACTATGAAAAGAAACCAGGTATGACCGAATTCCTGAGAGACGCGATTCACATCTATACAGGCGTTACGAGATAG